From the Trichoplusia ni isolate ovarian cell line Hi5 chromosome 1, tn1, whole genome shotgun sequence genome, the window attattgataaacTTTTGGTGGAACTCGCTAATATTAGGGACTGCTTTACAAATTTCTTAGCGTGTTAAATGGTCCGAACATCCGACTTCTGGCTAAAAACCTCAGAGAACACTGACCAAGAGTTGGAATTTGTCCACTTTTCATCAGTTTTCgcgtattaaataattaaggaatATGCAGGATTTGTTTTTCTCCGATATTATTACCAGTTAAGTTAGTTGCAACGCATCCCGCCTCAGTtaatgattaaggattccggttgggtccgtAAGTAGTCGGTAACCAATCCCGATGAATgctcgtgagtaaaccgtttttaaacaaacaattaccaGTTATGAGATACAAGTATCAAATCTCAAGAAAGGTTAGTTTAAGGGAAGAATCTATATGCTAAAATGACCCTTAAAGCGGAGCAAAAATGCCAGTAAAACTGCAGGTATGTGTAACTGCAGAGCACAGCTGATTACATAATAACTGGCACCGTGATGTAAACAAACAGTACGCAAAACATATGTCTATGTAGTAGGTATATTGTATGAGTAACTGAACATTGAGGTTCAATTTAAATACGTGTTACAGCGAAACccgattatattttaaattccttttataAAAGCCATGGAAATAAACAACTTTCCTCAAAATGAATCTTTTGCGGAGTTCGGTTTTgctgtagataatatttttgtatcggCGACCAATTTTTAAGAATTGGTCTAGATTTTCTATACGTTTGAATGATCATAAAATTGGTGTTTATAATATGATCGAGGTGTGTTACAAACATTGCTTATTAATGTAAACAAGTCTACTATTCATGACCTAATAGTGAAATATAACGCCTTATCCAACTATAATAACATTGATACTGTTGACCCAGCCTTTTGCAGTCGTATTTACTGATGAACTAaaagcattaaatattaaataattaatcgttaattaaaacacaacaaCACGGTCGATTAATTCGAAACTACAAGTATTTCGAGAGGAATAATTACTTTCACGTAGATGTCAAGATAATAACATGTGTTCTGTATTGATTGACGTGTTGCGCCTGCGCAGAAACTGCGTACTACCACTCTTAAAGTAGGAGTGTTGCAGTAGTGAAAGCGAGAGGGCGCATACACATTGTAAtctgttgtctcgcttccacaactaacAGATTTGCTTCGACAGGTGGTAGGCTCCCAAATTGGCAATGTTTGTTTTATCGCATGCTAATTGTTACGAGTCAAAGTGTTAGTGCATTGTTTCATTAACTCGTCTGTTATGACAATTGAcaggttataaataaacaagtggTATTCCTTtcaatataaactattatgagttatgaaaaacataattcaatagTTATGATTGTTGTATTTCGACATTGTTAAATCGTAATGATGTTTTTTTGAAGACTGAACCACAACTATCATGGTTACTATTTTGAAATTCGTTTAACCTTACGAAGATTATGAATTCGAAAGGATTCTTGTCTGTGAAGATTGGTTCTTAGATCAACAACGTCGACCGTTAGACCCCAAAAAAGAAGTGTTTAACTTAATCATTACTAGACGCAGCGGCGACCAATTATGCAATGTTGCAGAACAGGTCGCAACCATGCAtggtgaaaaatattaaaatctctttactACGATTTTTAcgacatattttaaacaatctATTTTATTGCTACATTTATTCCCATAATTTATGAACTTAAATCTAGCCCTAAAGTAGAGATTTTAGTACTTACCACAATTGCATCCAATTCATTGTGCGGCAGTCGGCACAAGATATCATACTCAGTGCCTCCAGGCTTCACGCTGGCGACATACAGTGCGTAGTCAGTGATGAACACCAGCAGGGGCGTCCACGAACCGTCCTCCATGTTGTACGGTGACTTTACTTTCATCATCTGAAAGATCaaagataacattaattataggAAATTAAACCATGCTCTCGAAAACTTTTACCAAACACAGCGTGATGAAGGTCGTCTTACGTTATTACAGAGCGATTAAGTAATCAAACATACTTACCCTGTTCAAAGTCTCGTTAGGGTAAGAGAAGATCTGTAGCCTGAGCTTTTCATTGCACTCTATGGCCACGTTATCTTCGAAGCTGTCGAAGTAGGACGGCTCGTCCGCCGTCAACAGTCGCACCGACAACCTTTTGTTCTCAATCAGCTCTTTGTCAATGAGCCGCGACATTCGCTCCGCCGACACATGGAACGACTCCGACACCTCTTTCAAAGGAAAGATAATACTCGGAAAATGTTTCTCCATTCGAAGCTTGAATTGAAAAAActtattgttctttattttcagttcaAGGTCCTTCCTTTGACACACATTCTTCAGATAACGGTTCAACATCGCCGATTTGTTTGATTGCAGCTTTTGATTCGCGGGACTGTCGAAAAAGTCGTCGTTAAAATCTTCGGCCCCTTTCAAGGTTGAATTATCTGTGTTTGAGCAGTTGTCGCTGTTTGCTTGTGCAGgctcatcatttattttttgcacgGTTGATGCCGATTTTCGACTGTATCTGTTAACGTTCTGCTTTTTAGGAGAAGACAAATGCTTGGAAATGCCGTTTTTGTGTTCAGTCTCGTCTTGGACATTTTTGTTGAATTGTCTCTTAGGGGTGGAAGTTCTACTAGATGAGTCAGTATCCACAGTTTTGTTTAGGTCTACTTTACTTGTGCTGGTGACTAGCTCTTTCACTGGTGTGGACTCAGGTATGGGAACAAATGTTTCTTTGGGTGCATCAAAAGCAGTTTGGAATGTATCATGGACATAGCTGTAAGACACTCCTTTGTGTTCATAGACAGTACTTTCACAGTTTACAACATATTTGCTGAGTGATGGTAGTTCAGCTTTGTTGGGTTTCTTATCAAGTTGTGCTTTCATATTCAGTGTTAGTTTATGCCGTGGAGATCCTTCTTTAGGAGTCCTGTCACCAGCAATAGTTGTTTTCGATGGAGTGGCTATTTCTTTTGGTTTCTCAGCCTCTAAAGGTTGACCATTCAagtttatttcaacaaaatcatCTTCATCTTCAATTTGGAATCCTGAGTCTAAACTTTTggataactttttattttgattaacatCACATGGTAATGCTtcaacaacattatttaattcCAAACTATTTTCTGGTAAACCTTTTTCAGGtgcaaaattgaaattaaagtttttgtaaaagttCTTCAGTGAATCAATGATATTGTTAGCATCCAGTAAGTTTAATACTTTGTTGTGTTTTTTCCTTTCTTCAACAATGCTAGTGGTGATATagcgtttcttttttaatacagaTTTAACTGTGTTAGGGCTTTGTGAAACTTCTAAAGGCATTGTCATCCGATCAGTGGACTTATCAATGTCAGCTTCAGAAAAGTATGTTTTTCTCATAAATGCTACATGTCCATTATTTTCAAATGCATCACAGGAATAGGACTTCTGAGCTTTGTCACATTTTCTGTGTAAcattgtttcagttttatttgaatgagATGAGGATGAATCACTGGAGGATGTCTCAGAGTCACAGCTGAAATTAGAATCAGAACTGTTTGAGTCACATCCATATAGTTTGCCATTGGGTCTAGGCTCATTATTGTTGTCTTTATCATTGTTATTGTCCTGATTTTCTTGATCAAAGTTCTGACAGTATTCAAAAATACCACTTCTATCATTTTTTGAGTCTCCATAGGTAAGGATATCAGACATGGTCTGTTGAACCACATCAGCTGCATACTTTGGTGTTCTATCTCCTGATGCACACCAGGAGAACCTGTCTGTCACAATGTTATTCTTTTGTCTAAACCTATCACAGTATGAACTATCAGGTCCATAtgatataaaacctctttcaatGTGAATATTATCAgttttagtgttatttaatATATCTTCATGGAATGACACTCTCTTCTTCTGAGAACTTGGCCCACTTTGTGACTTTTTTCGACACCTCCTTCTATACACAATGTCTTCAGACAAAGATTTCTTAGGTTCACTCCTCAAAGCAGGCTTTCTAATATCTTCAGCGCCTTTCTCACTTTCTAAAGCTTTCAAAACTAAATCTGGCAAGTTTTCATAGGGTTTCTTGTGTGTCTCGACTATGAGTTCTGGTACAATGTCCTCTGGCACTCCAATGTTTTGGTTGTCGATGTCACTGCGAGTCATAATGCTGCTAGTGGTGCTCCTGATCATGTCCTGAGAGCATGACGGCGGAGCGTCGTAAACACTGTCACACGCTAATTCCTCGGCCCCTATAAGACTGTGTGACATAAGCGCTTGGCTCGTAGCCTCGGAAGCCTCACTATCTAAACACAAAACACCAGAATCACCGGGCGTATCGGCCAAACTACTCGTCGTACTAGAAATCAAGTGAGTGTTGCCTTGAAGACACAGGTCTGTAGGCTTGCCCGCGCTTTCGTCCACGTTCTCCATCTTTACGAATGGCATTGTATCTTCAACGACGTTCGTTGCCGCTGTCGCAATAACAGTGTCGTCAGTTTTATGACGACGTTTGCTTTTATCGATCTCGTTGCCTTTTAATTCCGTAGCCTTGTCTGTAGACATGTTTATTTCTGACACTTATCAACTATTCCAACAGTTACTCTTTATTAgaaaacgtatttattattcCACATTAACTATTAATCGTACTCATATtgccttttatttataaaattcatgTAAAATACGACACTAAACATGACGAATACACAGCAGCcatatttaacattttgacatttacaCAGGTCTTGCTCTttgtgaatataatttatttaggcgatttacataattgtataacatctacaattaaaacaaagaaaataacattctCAATACTGAAATCACAATTCTGAAAcgaataagaaagaaaattaacacAAGAATgtctccaaaaattttaaatcagGCAAtacgtttttagtttttaacacATACACTATCATttcgataaattattatttaataatggataATACTGATTCCATTATCATGAATCAAACTGAATGTGATTAATCTGAGACTAAAATGCCTCTAAAATAATTTCGTTAGTCCTAAAAAAGCTTTTTGAtattgctatttacaatgtcaTGGCAAGTTTAACGCATCTGATATATTTATCTGTGGACTGGAGTGTCTGGAGTAGGTACGACAACTGTCAAATGTTTGAAATGCGCGATTCGCCGATCTAGGttagattttcaaaatactgatattaatttgtttgtattgatgtaattactaaaataatatcatggaGATAACGAATACTGCTGTTTTCATATCAGCACTATTGCTCTTTATAAATCTGAGTGACGGTGCTAAGATCAACACTCCCAGGGTATTGTTGCCCTGGATCGAGGATTTGTATGTGCATTTTAACTTTGAAATCATCGAGGGAGGCTGTTACAAATGGTTAGTATGAGTGATCTATgtctaaagttatttaataaagtacatTAAGCTATTTATTGACAGTCACACTTGGTAATTTTAGGAGTTTATCTCGCGATGACATCATTGATTTGGAGCCGCTTTATGAGGATTCTGTAGGCCACTGTTCGCGAGCAGCGCGTGTCTCTGTCTCCAAGACATGTGTTCCTCCTGGATCTGTGATCATCCTGGCCGAGGAAGTACACACGGGCGAGGTATGTAAGCTTCGACTTTGTTGTGGCGggaaacaatgtttattttagtggTTTATGATTTGTATTTCATAAACACAACAGGTTATCGCGATATCGTCAAGTATGTAGACATCTCAATATTAAGTGTTAGATGTTGTGATATAATCAGAAATTTCACATTGTAGCCTTGAGTTGTCTATTTAACTAGTActgtaaatataatgaaaactaCTTAGTCATCATGCTATTTTGGTACAGGTTACTGGCAAGTATTAAAATAGTTAGAACTATGTttagcataaaaatatttgggtatgtttttttaatcctcAATTTAGaagctattttctttttttcttgaataaggttttattttcttctacagATACTTCGTGGTGATGTAGACATAGACAAAATAAGATCTTTGAAAGTGATCAGTACTACATGGAACCTGTTTCTGGAAGAAGCACCAGAGGCATTCGAAGTTGTTGCCTATGATGATCAAGGTATTCTATGGTCTTATTGGAATTGTCATAAGCTTTAATTCATCTTATGAATGACATAACCAGACCAAAAACATTATATCTCAATTTTGAAGAGTAATAAGAAGCAATTTGTAAGAGAGTGGgtctttaaaatttgttacaaaTTTTCTGACTGGTCTGTCTTTACTAAGAGTTTAACCACATCTGGTAATATTAATgcacaaaaacataaatatacacaTTGTACTGTTGTTTCAATGattgcattaaatttaattcaagagGTTGGGCACACCAATAGGTTGAGCTTGTTAT encodes:
- the LOC113509064 gene encoding uncharacterized protein LOC113509064, which codes for MSTDKATELKGNEIDKSKRRHKTDDTVIATAATNVVEDTMPFVKMENVDESAGKPTDLCLQGNTHLISSTTSSLADTPGDSGVLCLDSEASEATSQALMSHSLIGAEELACDSVYDAPPSCSQDMIRSTTSSIMTRSDIDNQNIGVPEDIVPELIVETHKKPYENLPDLVLKALESEKGAEDIRKPALRSEPKKSLSEDIVYRRRCRKKSQSGPSSQKKRVSFHEDILNNTKTDNIHIERGFISYGPDSSYCDRFRQKNNIVTDRFSWCASGDRTPKYAADVVQQTMSDILTYGDSKNDRSGIFEYCQNFDQENQDNNNDKDNNNEPRPNGKLYGCDSNSSDSNFSCDSETSSSDSSSSHSNKTETMLHRKCDKAQKSYSCDAFENNGHVAFMRKTYFSEADIDKSTDRMTMPLEVSQSPNTVKSVLKKKRYITTSIVEERKKHNKVLNLLDANNIIDSLKNFYKNFNFNFAPEKGLPENSLELNNVVEALPCDVNQNKKLSKSLDSGFQIEDEDDFVEINLNGQPLEAEKPKEIATPSKTTIAGDRTPKEGSPRHKLTLNMKAQLDKKPNKAELPSLSKYVVNCESTVYEHKGVSYSYVHDTFQTAFDAPKETFVPIPESTPVKELVTSTSKVDLNKTVDTDSSSRTSTPKRQFNKNVQDETEHKNGISKHLSSPKKQNVNRYSRKSASTVQKINDEPAQANSDNCSNTDNSTLKGAEDFNDDFFDSPANQKLQSNKSAMLNRYLKNVCQRKDLELKIKNNKFFQFKLRMEKHFPSIIFPLKEVSESFHVSAERMSRLIDKELIENKRLSVRLLTADEPSYFDSFEDNVAIECNEKLRLQIFSYPNETLNRMMKVKSPYNMEDGSWTPLLVFITDYALYVASVKPGGTEYDILCRLPHNELDAIVVGPEAQYIQILDIAGNIACSIITGESSLGSRLASSLEWSARTSPLRIQRPPAMIPLGCRDLAAAVARQRHEKRVPQILFYGRVCSGDAGDRLIEAPGAFAPPLEGYLMCRTDRSRRFEPCYFLLRAGVLHWGPHSPDGTSPLPHNIALRSVLGVRRHLDSSRRPHCFEIALADNSRLLLAAPDDATASSWLQSLLLHAAQALEEKDGAKKTVERPGPPAACTLLVTPTEVISVRDTLDLAFVTGAAAYLKDRGSEALLKEYIEEMRTDIEILACGSIKNLTAFKIPDTDENWCCLEWSVCEARERGAGLALLLASSAELERLIAAVERAFCALTCEPFPLSVVEATKSACSSAHSKYESAWSHMLPQQ